In Cheilinus undulatus linkage group 3, ASM1832078v1, whole genome shotgun sequence, the genomic window GTTTTACACTTGTTTTGTATTcttaatactactactactaataataatgataataataattcagACTATTTAATTAtacaacatttacacacatatatgaataaaatatcagGATATTTCTTCCATTAAGGTATTTGAAGTTTAAAGAGGAAAGTATCCAGGTGGCTGTATTGGTTGAGAGCTGTGACATCCTATGGATCAAATGATCCTCATGTACTAACTGTACTAAGCCTTGGAAAATGTCATATTTTCCAAATAATGACACCATCAAAGATattccagccaaactggggctCAGGTTATAGAAAACACATGGATGTAAACAGTCTGCTGCTATAAGCTTAATGTCAAAAGACTGCATGAGTCATTCTGTAACCACTGTTGTGGAaatttttctctgctgctgttgaaTAATGAAATAGAGACTTCTGCCGGCTGACaaggtttttatttctttgcaaaGACAGGTCAGTCTGCACACGAGCAGTGATTGTGAAAAAAGACCCCGAGCTTCTGGCAAGATCCACCTTTACAAGGTGGATACCATCTCTCAGGTGACACCTACGGGGGTCTTAAAAGGGCCTTTGATTCAGTGATGGGCCCCGGGTTTTACACAGTCATCTTTGTTGCTTCGTATTTACATGTGCAGTAAAGTTGACACCTTCCTAGCCCTGTCGTTTTCCCATGTCTGTGCATTTCCATACATGTCCTGTGAGAGGGTAGACACCCCGGCAGGCTCCATAGAAAAGCAGCAGTGGGGAGTGTTGGGGAATGAGATGAGACAAAGAAGCTAAAATTTCATTACACCACAgagttttattattgttttttgtagcaTTTAAGGAAGTCTCCTAAAACCATAAAGGGTCAAAAATTTCTGAAGCAGAGGTTGTGATATCTTAACCTTCAGTCAGTTATTTCTTCCCATCTAGTTTCTAAACTCAGAAAGTCTCAGTGGCATCAGTGTGATGTCATACTGGTATGAAAGTGAAATGCACACATAAAAATGTACGACTCCATCTAAACTTGATTACTTATTAAAGCTTTCTGTTTAGTATGCAGACAGCCTCTTTGATCGTTTTTTGACATCAGTTGTGGTTTCAGACTTTAACAAACTAAAGATCAGTGAATCAATTCTGCTTTGTGCTCTGGAGGAAGGCAGCTGTGTTTGAACTGAAATCAGTATACTGTATAACATAAGTGTTTTAGAGCTGGCAGGTGGAACAAGTTCACGGGGTTCTTGGCATTGTTCTTTACTGACACTGTTTTTACTAGTTTctactttaaaataaagatagTGTATTGGTATATCACACAAAAATCCTCTCATACACTGCCATTTTGTAAATACTGGAAATAATCATGGTTGAACTGCCTGTAATTGTTTtcttctacttcctgttcactgGCGTATTGAGGATGTCATCAGCTATCCGACTTACAAGAGCTAACACTAGCTGTTGCATTTGTACATATTCTAGACAACTTGTCTAGAATATGACCAGACATCTACTGAAGAATTTTCTACAATAAAATGACACTAAACCAAACATAGACAGCAACATTAATATCTGATGAAAATGCACCACTGTTGCTGCACTTTAATTAGCTActggatgctaacattagcttgtACGCTAACTAAGGCTGGTAGTGAATTATTACAGACCCGCTACGTCACCATTATGCCTTATACTGGGATTAATTCTGGTAGTATATGTAAATAGAAAGTATAAGGGCAGAGACagttgaaatgtttaaaacGCATGGATATATTTTCGTACATATGAGCCTTAGCAAACTAAAAACAAAGCCTTCCCTATGCGTGAatacagagctgagaacaacaaagcCAGATGCAGTTAAACTTCACTCCTTTTCTTTTGAAAGTCATTGCATTAGTAAGAGataaatggtggtggtggtggtggtgggggggcaTATTACTTTTACCTCACTATATTTGAAGGACAAATGGTGAGCTTTTGACTTCACTTCTATAATTGTTGTCATTCTTTTCTTTTGCCCTTCAGTCAGCggatacattttcttttctacaAAGTAAACCCTGATCTGAAGGACAATAACTTTTTGTAGTTCTGCATGTGTTTGATATGGGTGATGTAACCATACCTCCATGGTTCTCCATTGTTGTATGTAGAGAGAACACCCGGCAAATATCACTCAGACGCAGTAATTTTGTTCATGCATTGATGACGAAAACAGCAGTGAAAGTCCAGTTGGCTGCTGTTTAATTTAAAGACAACTGAGACTTTGTTCATAAAGCTGACTCTGACACAGAGAACGGTTGGTTTTCATAAATGTCCATagttaattaaaataaatatttttcgCTCAGTGGTTTATTAGGTAACCTTTTGAAAAAGCACAGAAGGAATGTGTGGAATTTTTAATTAATGAGTGGTTTCACATTTCTGTTCTGTTAATGTTCAAAGGCCAAAGAGAAACAAGAAgttgatatttaaaatgtttcagatcatcaagtGTTCAGCTGTTTGGGATGCTTTTTTGGATGTTGGATGATCCAACATGGGCTCTGTAGTCCACCATCTGTCTCTATGCTGTCAGATTGTGTTGATAGTGTGCGAGATAAACTTCACAGGAAGTATTAACATATTTTCCAATCATTGCTGCAGCTCTACAGTGTGCCATAAGGCCTTGGCTCAGCTTGAAATCATTTTCATGACAGATGACGTGCTCAGATGTCTCTGTCTCAAACACATGTACGTGTTCATACGCACGATTCATCTGAAGAATGCAAATTTTGGCAGTTCCTCCTTAGCTCTCTAACCtctcatttttattgctgttttttgcatcatttttccTTTCAGGCACTCTCTTTTGCCATTGTGTGAACTGACATAGATATACATACATGTATGTAGAGTCTccattatttaaacatttgcCTTTCCTTTGAAGCACATCCTCTCTCCTTATCTTATAGGTTGTTCCTGGAAGATGTTGGCTGGCACTTCCTCATGGAAATGCTCGGTTCACCCTCATTTCTTTAATTCTATATTGTTTTCCAGCTCATTTATTTTCTGCctttcaaaaaacatttaatgatgGTGGCCAATTGCTGCAATAAAATAATTCTGCATAGGAGGTGGAAAAGGAGAGGAATGTGTGAACAATAGAGGAGATGAAGTGACTGGGCAAATGATGCAGGACTGTGTTAATAATTATGCATGATGTTCTGAATTAATTGGATCCATTTTATGACTAAATTATTGTTAGTCATACTGGAATATAAGTAATTCTTATCATTATCTACGTAGTATATGCAGCTCACAGTGCTACATGTGCTACACTTgctgcatttgaatgttttaGAATAAATTTctgaaaacaatattttgtGATCAATATTAATAGATGATATGCATCTACAAGTTGACTGGGTTACCTGTTGGTTCTTAAGGTCAAATAAAGACTTATTGAGAAGTCTGTTGGTCCTCCTTCAGTTGTTCTCttgcagtgtgagtgtgtggacCATCTCCCTTGCCACTAAGTGTTGACGAAGCTAATAGATAGAAAGGGAAAAAATCATTAAGTATGTTTAAGTCTTTAAGCAAAATATGAAGCTAAAGAAAGGGATGTCACATTagtgtaaacacagagctgagaacaacaaacccaaagtCATTTAActtacatatatatacatatatatacatatatttaaagGGTAGAATTGGATTTTACTATGCTATTGAAATGCCACATATGTTTGAACAGAGTGAATTTTGAATCCAAATGTTATTGTTTTGCTgttgagaggaaaaaataacCCATGTTACCATTCTGGtacttttttcaaatgtataaGCAGCTTGTTTCCTCATCACTCAGGCAGTCGCTAGTAAAATGACTCATACTGCTTTTAAATCTTTGAAGTGGCATACAGGTGACCAAAATCTGTAAACAATTTCAAACTAACATGTTTGCTAAAACCTAGTCTAATATGATTGTTTTCTTCCTGTCGTGTACAGTGTTGAACTGCTGTGAAGGGGATATTCTCCTCCTGCTGGACTCTTCAGGAAGTGTAGCGAACTACGAATTCTCACGcttgctgctgtttgctgcttCCCTGCTTCGCCCCTTTTCACTGGGCCGTGGGCACGTGAGAGTCGGCCTGTTGCAGGTGGGCACAAATCCTAACTTAGAGTTCGGTCTGGATGTCCACAACAATCAGGGAAGCCTGCAGAGGGCTATGCAGAAAGTCAGacagctgcagggagacaccAACACAGATGTGGCCCTCAGGGTGGCCCAGCAGCTTCTAAAAAAGACGGAGGACAATGTGCCAAAGATACTGCTGTGGCTAACCGACGGTGTGCAGCCTGGCGATGTGGACGAGCTGATGACAGAGCTGAAGGCGCAGGGAGTTTATGTGCTAGCTGTGTCAACAGTACATGGCAACTATCAGGTGTTACAACGTGCAGTTACACCTCCTCTGGAGTCTCATCTCTACTCTGTGGACATCGATAATATTGAAATCATCACAGAGGACCTAAGGGAGGCCATTATTGGTGTGTATTTGAAATATAAAGGAGACACAGAAGCAGTTATTTCTCATACAAAAAGTGATGTTAGCTGCAGAATTATTCATTGAGTGTGTGTTTTATCTCACTACGCCttactccctcctctcttctctctgatcTTGTCTTATCTGTAGAAATAATCCATGCAGACCGGCTGCGTGTGGTTCACCTGACTTCTAACAGTGCTGTGCTGCAGTGGCGTCCTGTTCTGACCAAAGACAGTGGTTACTACGAACTCTCTTATAAGACTGCATTGCAAACAAGCCCTGAGACGAGACGTATTCTCACAGGTGACTCCCGCTGGGTAGAGCTGACCAACCTGCAGCCTGACACCCTCTATAGCGCTTTCCTCCGCCCAGAGTCCAACCAGAGGGTGTTTAACACACTGTCAGTCAACTTTACCACACTCCCTGGTAAGAGGATGTTGATAAATAAGTTTATATAAGTCTATGATGCAATCAGGAAAACATTAATTCTACAGAATTAAAAAGGGGTAGGTAGAGGAAGAACTATATAACCgctgaaaataaatcatgataCAGATGCTCCATTTGGTTGTTACTGTCTTTCATAATTTTAAGGTTCACACTTTTCAGATAGACTTTTTCTTAGAGATTTATATGACCATTTTTCAGATTAGCTTACATATGGTCTTCTCAatcattttgactcatttttaaaacagttttaccTAAACCTGACCAGTGGCTAGTCCAGCCAACCCatcacctcctcctttatgaGAAATTGAGATCCTGAGAAAACAACGAAAATGTAGGTTATATTATGCTGATATTTGGGGCCAATACATGACTCAAACTGCCAATATGTATGACCAATATATAGGCTGTCAGTATCTGCAGAAATtgtaatatctgctgataccaatatcataccaaatattgtgcattcctttTCATTATCATGtcaaaatttggtaaaattatGCATATAGATGAATGTCTGCTTTTGGTTTCCGTAAATCAGACTTTTTAccaaagttttattttctaaacggggaatcatgatccattgtgaAGTCAAGCTGTGACAACCATACTTAATTTTCAATATGAACAACAATCAATCTTACCAGagtaacaaaaatgaattgtttatttatgctgaagtacaataaagcctttttcaagtaaaccccttttcttaaaacagaattattttttggTAGTTGATAACTGTACAAAAAAGTGGCCTGACTTGTTTTGAAGTGGCCTGAAAAATActaaaagggtttaaagtggcaaaaatgtgctgaagagggcaaaatatgattaaaagtggcagaaaaggggcagcaatgggttaaaagtggcaaaaatatgagtaacaagaggcaaaaaaatcttgaaagtggcagaaatgggttaaaagttccaaaaattaactagaagtggcagaaagtgacagaatttggttaaaagtgacaaaaaagaggTTAGACGTGGCTAATATAGGTTAAAATAGGAAAATGGTGTTTAAAGTTGTGAAAACGTTAAAAGTGGCTCAAGtaggtggaaaaagtgatgaaatgtgttaaaatgtgttatggTTACACAATTTCAAACTCAgacccaataatagcttcacaagcttttcagttccaaaatgaagaagctgttagccaggatgccagcaccaatgctactgatccaacacacatgcattgatatcatcactaaatcacaactgaggagggcctaatcactgggtttatcagaaGCCCAGCCacttctgtgggcaggcctgctccAAGCACACATTCATAGCCCACTGAAAATAGCTCTGCAACCCAactttgggtcctgacccaccagatGTGAACTGCAAATTTAAGAGTGATTCAAAGGTTTTTGTTGCATCAAAActcagataaaataaaacaaaaaggcatcacataatataaaaacactgtggcacttaagtttatttatttatttatgtatttatttttaactttgctTATCATCCCAGTGGGCCATTCTGTCAGTCTTGGTGGTCTGGTCAGTGATTTTTGTCAAAACCAAGGTAAAAATCTCCTAGTTAGTGCACCGATCCCCCGCATTGATCACCTGTGAGGCCCTCACATGCAGCATTAATGGCAATCAGCAGAAACATCTGACCCAATGGCAGGTGGTCATGTTTCCACATCCCGGCTGTAAAGAGCTCAGCTGGACTCAGGATTTGGAATACTGTGGGCAGaactctgtttttatcttttgattTTGCTGCAACAGTGTTGGATCGGTGGAGGCTGACATTACTCACACAGTCATATCATTTGTCAAATCTGGCCTGGCTAAATGTCTCTCATGCTACACTCCATGGCTTCGATATTTATTGCGTATACACGGATGCCTGACAGATTTGATAACTCATTGGATAGTTTTGCATGTGATGCTTAAATGATGACAGAATTTTTAGAAGTGGTGAAgattctgccatttttgcccagaaTCAATTCATCAGCTTTGATTGATAAAGCCATATGCAAAGTTTTTATGCAGATTTGTAGAGAATTACACTGACAGTTTTGAACACATGCTCAAATGAATGAGAAATTCTAATCTGTTGTGAACGGCAAAGTAACTGTTCAGAGGTTTTAGTGTAATGTTAGAAAAATGCTTTTGTCATTCTGCCAAAGCAAATGAGGATAATTGTAACACAACGTGGGACATTATGTAAAATTGTTGATGGAGTCCAGGCTTTTCTGAAGTccattttgaatgttttttctgcattttgcaAGTTCACTTCGAGTGTATTATAATTTCATGTCTACACATGTATTAACACCCAATGTCTGACTTGCACAGAAGATGCTGCACTGCAGCTTGAGAAGGACACATTATGCTTCAACCTTAACCTATTATAATTAACCTTAAATTAAAAGAGGATATCCTCATCTCAccaattttttcccctctccTAATTCCCCCTCAGATGTTTTAAGTCCAGCTGTGGTCACTCTGACAGACTCTGGCCCACGTCAGATCCGTGTGAGCTGGGGTCCCTTGCAGCCAGCTCGAGTCCAGAGATACATTGTTGAATATGGAGTTATTCCAAGCGGGCCAGCCATCACTGTCGTGCTTCAAAGCCAGCAAAACTCTACCTTACTGACTGGCCTGAAGCCAGCCACTCAGTACCTGGTGACAGTCAGTGCCCAGTATGCTAATGGACAGCAAATAGCCATGTCTGTGAAGGCATGCACTCAAGAGGGtaagctttcagtgtgaagTTTCCTTGTATGTTTACAGTTAAATGTTTGGGTCATTTTCCTTTTGATGATTCAGTTCAAATCTTTAGTtgatttaaccccttaaaaaaatcttactgcactttttattttcatgtatggATTCATTTGattctttttctctgttgtttctAGAAACAGCTCTGCCAGCTCTGGATGACCTTCAGTTGACCTCTGTGGGGAATCAGGAGGTGAATGTGGCCTGGCAGGCCAATCAGGATGGCTTGAAAGGCTACTGGCTGAGCTGGGAGAGAGGATTCCCCAACATTTACCCAAGCCCCCCTGCCTCTTCTGCCTACCTGCCTCCTACCTCTCAAGGAACACGCCTCACACATTTAGCACCAAACAGCCAAGTGTGTGTGTCGCCGGTTTACAGCTCTGGACGAGGGGATGGGATATGCTGCCCTGCGACAGGTTGGCTGGAATAACTAAAATTTTGATCAGTTAAAATATTTGCACATTactgtttgtctgtctcttcTCTCTGGTAGAGTCCAGACAGCTGGATGAATAATCAGGAGGCTGCAGTAAAAACACAGGAGGAATTATCCTGGCAAAGACCGGCTGCACAGGAGTACTATACAGTTTTGGTGacaattttcacttttaaataaattctaGTGACAGAAAAGGTTTTATTACAACTCCCAGTCTTCTGTCTGGACGATGACTGGAAAAAACAGCCAgtcattatttattttgaacctgctggaaataaaaatgtcttcagcTTTGTAGAAAGTCTGTCTGCCACAGCTCTAGATATTCGTCACAGTAAACACACAATTAGGAGGGATGTAGAGAATTGAGCGAGGCAGTATTTACAAGTTTGTGTGATGAAGTGTCATTGCAAGTGAATATTTATTACATGTTAGTTGTACTGTTCAGAACTGaagactttattttctttaaatgatatgcatctcttgacatttcctatcttttaattacatatttattttgCCAAAATATATAGTATGTATATATAATAGCCTCACTTACTGGAGAGAGGACAACAGAGTACATTTAGAGTAAAAGGGCAAACAGTTGATAATAAGCAAGAagatattgtgtattttttgtcatttcgaGGCATTATTACCTGCAAAACAAAGTTTGAATTAAAATAAGTGCCCTACTGACCTGCAGCATTAATTCTGAGTAGGCTGAATGGCAGAGAAAGTAACGAAGTACAAATATTTCGCTACTGTAATTAGGTAGATTATTCAGGTATCTGTActcaagtatttatttttctggtgactttttacttttactctcTACATTTGAACACATACTGGATATTAGTATTTTCTACTCACGCTGTAGAAACAGGCTTGTTACTTGTTTGAACCTAAATGGATGAATGAAAGCGTAAACGTAGCCGATGAACACCTGTCCATACCTCTCTGCACCGCTGTTAGTGTATCCTTTCTGCCAGTTCATCTTAGGCTGCCGTGACTGGTACGATACCCTTctggtttgtttttcaaagtaaaaatcagatcagtttgtttctgtggtgagacttCTCCGGTTTTTACACAATGCTTTTGTTCTGAAATGTTTACAGGATAGATCTTTGGTCTTTGCAGTAACTTGTAAAGTTGCTTTGGTTTGTCCTGTGCATCCgtgtgtaatgtttgtttctacTCTATGTAAAGGATTAAAAACCATCAGATTATGAGAGATGTCAACTCATATATGATCTCCATCTTATTCTCTGcctccatctctgctgtttctttTCTGCTCCTGTACATGTCAGTTTTACTGGAAAATTGATCTTTCTAACTGGAGCTGAATGATTAAAACCCATATAACTGAAAACACCTCTGTACAGGTAAGAGAAACAAcctgtaaaagtaaaaatgaggaATATTTTGGTATGGAGAGTATCCAAGCTGTTAGAAATAAGAATTACTAAAAGAGGTATTATGCATCATTGAAGgtaaaaatttattttgatatttttacttTGTTCTTAAGTACATTTTAGAGTCTGtactttttacctttatttgagTAAAGGAGTTGAATCAGTACTTCTGCTTTTACCAAAGTATTTTCTTACGCAAGTTAGCATAATTCTACTTAAGTACAGAACTTGaggacttttgccacctctGCTGACTGGCCAGTTAATCAGCTAAAGTGACTTTCTGTTTGTACTGAGCTGCCTGATTTGGTGAACATGAGAATAAATTACACAGATGTGTAAAAACAGTAGAGCTACTTTTACACTACGATTTGCAAATAGCATTTAAGATGCTAAGTtgttttacagaaatattttatcatataCAATAAATTATGAATTTTGAAGTTGTGGCTTCTCTTGATTCTCAAAGCCATCTATCTCGTTGTCAGTGACATGACCTGCACAGTTTTATCTCCAAATTaccatttccattttttttaaacagttcatGACATTTATCAATTTGTTCTATGAAACCTACTTTGTTTGGATACATTTTCACTATATTACATCTGCATAATATAATTAATTTAATACTTTGGCATCTCAAACTAAAAATGTCACGTTGTGTGATGCCAGAGTAAATGAACGGGTAATctgtttaaatgacattttatctGTAAGAAATTCAAATTAGAAAACTTTGGCACAATTCTAAGTTGGAAATCCTAGAATAGAcaaatgttattaaaatgtatcattttaaaattggtGAGATATTCATAAACATGGAATTTGCGAGTTCATAAATGACAGGATGGCACAACAGTATTTTCAGATTGTAGCATAATTGATCATTCATTTGACACTAGTTGACACTAATGGTAGAGTGAAATGCTTGATAGATACTCCTCAAgtaaagttaaacatttttttagtgaCAGGTGGGCGGGAACACTTACCACATCGGTTGGTACAACTAATGTAAAACTgcataagatttattttaactCAAAACTCTTCAGTTTGtctagaaaaaaatagatacagTTTTTATCCACTTTCAAAcactataaaaaaaacatgtaccAGTGTATTTGCCTGTTTTATTCTACTTGAGTTGCCAATGTCAGGTGGCACAGCCTAATGTTgcataatatatatatatatatataaaatatctTTCTAAAGTGGGAGGATACACTTTACATGTCAGATGGTACAACCAAGGTTAAACAGCtaaagatagatagatggacggacggatggatggacagacagatagatagcaGTTGTGGATTAAGGTCACATGATGGCAGCAATGAGTAATGACAGTCCTGCTCCAGCAGGTGCATTG contains:
- the LOC121507091 gene encoding von Willebrand factor A domain-containing protein 1-like — translated: MKSFLVCCVLLWANLRRSNTQGSDPATVLNCCEGDILLLLDSSGSVANYEFSRLLLFAASLLRPFSLGRGHVRVGLLQVGTNPNLEFGLDVHNNQGSLQRAMQKVRQLQGDTNTDVALRVAQQLLKKTEDNVPKILLWLTDGVQPGDVDELMTELKAQGVYVLAVSTVHGNYQVLQRAVTPPLESHLYSVDIDNIEIITEDLREAIIEIIHADRLRVVHLTSNSAVLQWRPVLTKDSGYYELSYKTALQTSPETRRILTGDSRWVELTNLQPDTLYSAFLRPESNQRVFNTLSVNFTTLPDVLSPAVVTLTDSGPRQIRVSWGPLQPARVQRYIVEYGVIPSGPAITVVLQSQQNSTLLTGLKPATQYLVTVSAQYANGQQIAMSVKACTQEETALPALDDLQLTSVGNQEVNVAWQANQDGLKGYWLSWERGFPNIYPSPPASSAYLPPTSQGTRLTHLAPNSQVCVSPVYSSGRGDGICCPATESRQLDE